Proteins co-encoded in one Arachis hypogaea cultivar Tifrunner chromosome 13, arahy.Tifrunner.gnm2.J5K5, whole genome shotgun sequence genomic window:
- the LOC112737404 gene encoding protein BEARSKIN2 has product MGSSNNGGVPPGFRFHPTDEELLHYYLKKKVSFQKFDMDVIREVDLNKMEPWDLQERCRIGSTPQNEWYFFSHKDRKYPTGSRTNRATNAGFWKATGRDKCIRNTYKKIGMRKTLVFYKGRAPHGQKTDWIMHEYRLEDSNDPQANANEDGWVVCRVFKKKNLFKIGNEGGGGSTHTSSDQQLNNSTATNARSFMQRENHYLLQNPRNGNPSSSSSGFDELDKPELGLHHYPHMQTPHYSLFHHSQPLLHPQAHKPIVYDYSYAPALPSDPPVIAKQLMTNPRDCDSGGSEGLRYQQVSEPGMEVGSCEQAQEMGAARGGGEGMNEWGVLDRLVTGNLGNEDSANKGIRFEDANPHQINQLSLRGEMDFWGYGKQ; this is encoded by the exons ATGGGTTCTTCTAATAACGGTGGTGTGCCACCGGGGTTTCGATTTCATCCAACCGATGAGGAATTGCTTCATTACTACTTGAAGAAGAAGGTGTCGTTTCAGAAGTTTGACATGGATGTTATTAGAGAGGTCGACCTCAACAAGATGGAGCCTTGGGACTTGCAAG AAAGATGCAGAATAGGGTCAACACCACAAAACGAGTGGTATTTCTTCAGCCACAAGGATAGAAAGTACCCAACAGGGTCAAGGACAAACCGAGCAACGAACGCAGGGTTCTGGAAAGCCACGGGAAGAGACAAGTGCATAAGGAACACCTACAAGAAGATTGGGATGAGAAAGACACTTGTGTTCTACAAAGGTAGAGCCCCTCATGGCCAGAAGACTGATTGGATAATGCACGAGTACCGCCTTGAAGATTCCAATGATCCACAAGCAAATGCCAAC GAAGATGGGTGGGTGGTGTGCAGggtgttcaagaagaagaacctatTCAAGATTGGAAATGAAGGAGGTGGTGGCTCCACACACACCTCATCGGACCAGCAACTCAACAACTCAACGGCCACCAATGCTCGTTCCTTCATGCAAAGGGAAAACCACTACCTACTGCAAAACCCTAGGAATGGGAACCCATCCTCTTCATCCTCAGGCTTTGATGAACTCGATAAACCCGAGCTCGGTCTCCATCACTATCCTCACATGCAAACCCCACACTATTCACTCTTCCATCACTCCCAACCACTTCTTCATCCCCAGGCCCACAAGCCCATCGTCTATGACTACTCTTATGCACCCGCCCTTCCTTCAGACCCTCCTGTCATCGCTAAGCAGCTCATGACTAACCCTAGAGACTGCGATAGCGGTGGCAGCGAGGGTCTGAGGTACCAGCAGGTTTCCGAGCCTGGTATGGAGGTTGGATCATGTGAACAAGCCCAGGAAATGGGCGCcgcaagaggaggaggagaaggaatgAATGAATGGGGTGTGCTTGATAGGCTTGTAACCGGGAACCTTGGAAATGAAGATTCAGCCAACAAAGGGATTAGGTTTGAAGATGCAAATCCACATCAGATTAACCAGCTTTCTTTGAGGGGAGAGATGGATTTCTGGGGCTATGGGAAACAATAA
- the LOC112737406 gene encoding vacuolar protein sorting-associated protein 9A, translated as MEGSTSSPASSSQSLAFYDFLDRMRNPASLDLLRSIKSFIVSFSFYPCNPESDGKRVQEFFSTTETAIRDHPLWMGATEEEIDCAMEGLEKYIMTKLFSRTFSALPEDGRIDNDISEKMCLLQTFLKPEHLDIPALLRNEASWLLAEKELRKINGFKSPREKLLCIMNCCKVINNLLLNATISENHVPAGADDFLPVLIYVTIKANPPQLHSNLKFIQLYRWQAKLVSEAAYYFTNLVSAMAFIVDLNATSLSMDEDKFEENMEAAKLKSKLKSEEYQMIKQGEAKCSSSGKMCDEIEETRVMSLESNYPYMEAQSRELKERDVDRLLSLYKDLVLKYTALCKAIDCLPVSEKEPIIRRLKKQETGSLVAPQGQ; from the exons ATGGAGGGATCAACATCATCACCGGCGTCTTCGTCCCAATCCCTCGCTTTCTACGACTTCCTGGATCGCATGCGAAACCCTGCTTCTCTCGATCTTCTTCGATCAATTAAGAG CTTCATTGTATCATTTTCATTCTATCCATGCAATCCTGAAAGTGATGGGAAAAGAGTGCAAGAGttcttctcaacaacagaaaCTGCAATAAGAGATCATCCATTGTGGATGGGTGCCACTGAAGAAGAGATTGACTGTGCAATGGAG GGTTTGGagaaatatataatgactaaatTGTTCTCCCGGACATTTTCTGCTTTGCCTGAGGATGGAAGGATTGATAATGACATATCAGAGAAAATGTGCTTGCTGCAAACCTTTCTGAAGCCTGAACATCTGGACATACCAGCACTTCTTCGCAATGAAGCTTCATGGCTG CTGGCTGAGAAAGAATTGAGGAAAATCAATGGTTTCAAATCTCCTCGTGAGAAACTATTGTGTATAATGAATTGTTGTAAGGTCATCAACAATCTGCTGCTCAATGCAACAATTTCTGAAAATCATGTGCCAGCTGGGGCTGATGACTTTCTCCCTGTGCTCATATATGTTACAATAAAG GCCAATCCTCCCCAATTACATTCTAACCTGAAATTCATCCAGTTGTACCGATGGCAAGCAAAACTCGTCTCAGAAGCTGCATATTATTTCACAAATCTTGTGTCAGCCATGGCATTTATAGTTGATTTAAATGCTACATCCCTTTCCATGGATGAAGACAAATTTGAGGAAAACATGGAAGCAGCCAAATTGAAGAGCAAATTAAAAAGTGAAGAATATCAGATGATCAAACAAGGGGAGGCCAAGTGCAGTTCATCAGGCAAAATGTGTGACGAAATTGAAGAGACAAGAG TTATGTCGCTTGAATCAAATTATCCATATATGGAAGCTCAGAGTCGAGAGTTGAAGGAGAGAGACGTTGACAGATTGTTAAGTCTCTACAAGGATTTAGTTTTGAAGTATACAGCCTTGTGCAAAGCTATTGATTGCCTTCCAGTTTCAGAGAAAGAACCAATTATTAGACGCCTAAAGAAGCAGGAAACAGGCAGTCTGGTTGCACCGCAGGGCCAATGA
- the LOC112737405 gene encoding PHD finger protein At1g33420, whose amino-acid sequence MVVNERPTKRMKRRVTADLHDFLTFPSAAGASLDSPFRNCVQRFLADHGRITFPPSLFPALMTWQILFRVGDLVEGPDLSPAVVTLDIVEEDVTRSRSSVYCDQCRVVGWSGHPVCRKRYHFIIRAASKSIESYQRPCSRCENLVQLSEPRCKSCDFNITVDDLEDWVYQQIDDNTHLLHGVVHSNGYGHLLTLNGREGGSKLLSGFDIMGFWDRLCSAISVRKVSVMDLSKKFGLEYRVLHAITNSRSWYGNWGYEFGNGSYALTQDAYQKAVNTLSDMPLSSFSFQGRGPRSRLQCVISLYQSLAETELLTIKDLFSFLLTLVHEFRKMMTKKISKQDEGSNKCNLLCAWTRHDVEDVQQALIKVLLASASCREVKWVARRVLKGAVCRGVSSPELLDYSLKHLEGKLAANGMVVASRCNPNTSATEFRLEPFCDGFTRNSSHPSEEQVISDLAFLFDSIIHPDKMVSYRPKVMRKSVADSARKLLDCKQFVKEYKPEVAMEQPPVIRLWCQVELSDQPKDDPSPPPELIVLPLSATVADLKREVTSAFQEVYAMYKRFQAEEVIGYGSISDSLTLKFLLGTSAMVKIQGKCPAKYGLSRFRMERGTETWRVDCPCGAKDDDGERMLACDTCSVWQHTRCAGIDNCDAIPSKFVCLRCLSSYRQEAVNLPDSDVEANKSYKLSNASCKDEAVATDCAAVACNITVDFGVR is encoded by the exons ATGGTGGTCAACGAGAGGCCTACGAAGAGGATGAAGAGAAGAGTAACCGCCGATCTCCACGACTTTCTCACTTTCCCTTCCGCCGCCGGCGCTTCCTTGGACTCACCCTTTCGCAACTGTGTCCAGCGGTTCCTGGCAGACCATGGTCGCATAACGTTTCCGCCTTCACTCTTCCCGGCGCTGATGACGTGGCAGATCTTGTTCCGGGTTGGTGACCTTGTCGAAGGCCCGGATCTCTCGCCTGCGGTGGTCACGCTTGACATTGTGGAGGAAGATGTCACGCGCTCTCGAAGTTCAGTGTACTGTGACCAGTGTCGAGTCGTTG gGTGGAGCGGTCACCCCGTCTGTCGCAAGCGATATCATTTCATTATCCGGGCTGCCAGTAAATCCATTGAGTCTTACCAAAGACCTTGTTCCAGATGTGAAAATCTTGTCCAACTATCTGAACCAAG gTGCAAATCATGTGACTTCAACATTACTGTGGATGATCTTGAGGATTGGGTGTATCAACAAATCGACGATAACACCCATCTCCTGCATGGTGTTGTCCACTCCAATGGTTATGGTCACCTGCTTACTCTCAATGGAAGAGAAGGTGGCTCAAAGCTTCTCTCTGGATTTGATATTATGGGATTTTGGGATAGACTGTGTTCTGCAATTTCTGTTAG GAAGGTTAGTGTGATGGATTTGTCCAAGAAATTTGGGTTGGAATATCGAGTGCTCCATGCAATCACCAATAGCCGTTCGTGGTATGGCAATTGGGGttatgaatttggaaatggcAGCTATGCTCTTACACAAGATGCCTACCAGAAAGCAGTGAATACCCTGTCAGATATGCCCTTGTCCTCATTTTCATTCCAGGGTCGGGGACCACGAAGCCGCCTTCAGTGTGTTATTTCTCTTTACCAGTCGTTGGCTGAAACTGAACTTCTAACAATCAAAGACCTCTTCTCCTTTTTGTTGACACTGGTCCATGAATTTCGCAAGATGATGACGAAAAAAATATCTAAACAGGATGAAGGCTCCAACAAATGTAATTTATTGTGTGCTTGGACAAGACATGATGTTGAGGATGTGCAACAGGCTTTGATTAAGGTATTGCTTGCATCAGCTTCCTGTAGGGAGGTCAAATGGGTTGCTAGACGTGTTCTCAAGGGTGCAGTTTGCAGGGGTGTTTCATCTCCAGAGCTTCTAGACTACAGTCTTAAGCATTTGGAAGGAAAATTAGCTGCCAACGGAATGGTAGTTGCTTCACGATGCAATCCAAATACTAGTGCTACAGAATTCAG GCTAGAACCGTTCTGTGATGGATTTACGCGAAATTCAAGCCATCCATCAGAAGAGCAAGTCATATCCGATCTGGCATTTTTATTTGATTCGATAATTCACCCAGACAAAATGGTGAGCTATAGACCCAAGGTTATGAGGAAAAGTGTGGCTGATTCAGCAAGGAAGCTTCTTGACTGTAAGCAGTTTGTGAAAGAGTACAAGCCAGAGGTGGCCATGGAACAACCTCCGGTCATCAGACTGTGGTGTCAGGTTGAACTTTCTGATCAGCCGAAAGATGATCCATCCCCGCCACCAGAACTAATCGTGTTGCCTTTGAGTGCTACTGTTGCTGACCTTAAGAGGGAGGTCACTAGTGCTTTTCAAGAGGTGTATGCAATGTACAAGAGGTTTCAAGCTGAGGAAGTAATAGGGTATGGTTCAATTAGTGACTCGCTCACCTTAAAATTCTTGCTTGGAACAAGTGCGATGGTCAAAATTCAAGGCAAGTGTCCAGCCAAGTATGGTCTAAGCCGCTTCCGAATGGAACGGGGTACAGAGACATGGAGAGTTGACTGCCCCTGTGGGGCTAAGGACGATGATGGAGAAAGAATGTTAGCATGTGATACTTGCAGTGTTTGGCAGCATACGAGATGCGCGGGAATTGATAATTGTGATGCAATACCTTCTAAGTTTGTGTGTCTTAGATGCCTTAGCTCGTACCGTCAGGAAGCTGTAAATTTGCCAGACTCCGATGTTGAAGCTAACAAGTCTTACAAATTATCGAATGCTTCTTGCAAAGATGAAGCAGTGGCAACGGACTGTGCAGCAGTTGCTTGTAACATAACTGTAGATTTTGGTGTACGATGA